The proteins below come from a single Necator americanus strain Aroian chromosome V, whole genome shotgun sequence genomic window:
- a CDS encoding hypothetical protein (NECATOR_CHRV.G18539.T1), which yields MQCHVVNHSAKSINTLLGIELNDRSASRMTRSKNLKGNRRQVTSLFYCRQANELKPFAADQWPTYILPCSHHLRTETRKTSWISPRDEDCKS from the exons ATGCAGTGCCACGTTGTCAACCACTCGGCGAAGTCGATCAATACCTTGCTTGGGATCGAATTGAATGATCGATCGGCCAGTCGAATGACTAGATCAA AGAACCTGAAAGGAAATCGAAGACAAGTAACATCCCTCTTCTACTGTAGACAAGCAAATGAACTGAAGCCATTCGCCGCCGATCAATGGCCGACTTATATACTTCCGTGTTCGCATCATCTACGAACGGAAACCCGTAAAACTTCGTGGATTTCTCCTCGTGATGAAGATTGTAAGTCGTGA
- a CDS encoding hypothetical protein (NECATOR_CHRV.G18540.T1), with product MFGSGYKTGIRESSEVSTGDIGLLGAMTYRVPANTVLRVIIIASAVLATDVKLDSRQISVHCCPHEKAECCEDVIEKRLPLNCSMNFEDLLSASNCIQKEIYGAKSIEFARIEDVECCRVFSNEAKDPAEICLSTCIRVLRSPSLRSIDKLRTMKTCRPNNKDYSCFRRCQSFLKSRNSTSIKFPYLAVCDLADRLETGVLYIGPEVKD from the exons GATTGCTCGGGGCTATGACCTACCGAGTTCCCGCCAACACAGTCCTTCGTGTCATTATCATAGCATCTGCGGTGCTTGCAACAG ATGTGAAACTTGATTCCCGCCAAATTTCCGTCCACTGTTGCCCACACGAGAAGGCAGAATGCTGTGAGGATGTTATCGAAAAAAG gCTACCGCTTAACTGCTCAATGAATTTTGAAGATCTTTTGTCCGCATCCAACTGTATCCAGAAGGAAATCTATGGAGCAAAGAGCATAGAATTTGCAAGGATCGagg ACGTCGAATGTTGTCGGGTTTTTTCGAACGAAGCGAAAGATCCAGCTGAAATATGCCTATCAACATGTATTCGCGTGCTTCGTTCACCATCTCTGCGATCAATCGATAAGCTAAGAACAATGAAAACCTGTCGACCTAACAACAAGGACTACAGT TGTTTTCGAAGATGTCAGTCTTTTCTAAAATCCAGGAACAGCACCTCCATCAAGTTCCCCTATCTAGCCGTTTGTGATCTTGCTGATCGTCTAGAGACCGGGGTGTTATATATAGGTCCTGAGGTGAAGGACTAA